The following is a genomic window from Armatimonadota bacterium.
GCGCGGCCTAGGTGCCGGTGGCGGGGTGGTGTCATTGAAGCGGACGACGCAAGTCGCCGTTGCCTCGTCTCCCACGTTGCCTGCGTGGTCGCGTCCCCTGACGCGCAAAGTGTAGGTTGTCCCGCTGCGCAAGCCCGGGACGTCGCGGAGGACGACGACGCCGTCGCGGGTGTCTTCCGCGGCGATCTCGGCGCTGAACAGGACGTGTGTCGCGGGCGGCAGGCGCGGCGCCGCCACGTCGCGGAGATCACCCCCGGCCGGCCGTTCCGTCACGATCCGCTCGGTGATCGCGCACAGGTACGCGTCGAAGCCGGAGCGGCCGGTATCTGAGGCGACGAGTGCGGCGCGGAATGAGTTGGGGAACACGCGCGGCGGTTCCTCGGTGGCCACCCCGAGCGGCCAGGCGGAGGTCTGCTCGAAGCGGTTGATGCCGACGCGCGGGGGGTCGAGGTCCGCTGCAACGCCGTCAGAGCATCCCACTTCAGACCAGCCGATCTCGTTGCGCGCTTTCACGTCAATGAAGTACACGTGACCGTGGCGCAGGGGCAGCGCAACGGTAGCAGAGGTCGCGGGGCCGACCGAGGTCCAGTCTCTGGCGACACCCGTGTCTCTATCGCGCACGCGGTACTGATACTCCACGGGCGGAGGGGCGTTGACCGAGGGCGGCACTCGCCACGACGCGCGCAGGCCATCGGCGCTGCGCGTCCATTCGCCGTCATCAGTCACCACCGGCGCGGCGGGCGGGAAGCGAGCGGGGCGCAAGCCCGGCGCCGCCAGCAGCGGAGGCGCCGCGCGCACGCGATCAAAAGCGAACCGAATCTCGCAGTTGTCATTATCCATGCCGTCGGGCCAGCGCCCGCCGTGCCGTGAACCGCCCTGGCTCATGCCCGTTGTCGTTCCGCTGACGTCGCCGCGGAATGCGCTGGTGTCGCGGTTGTAAAGCAGGTTGAGGTCGTAGCGGTTGAAGTCAGAGTGGATGTCACAGTGGTCGTCATCGCCGTAGAGCCAGCCGTCGCTGTCGTAGAGGCGGAGCGTGACGGGCACGTCGCTGGTCATGGGCGCGCGGGGGCGGAAGTCGGGCGCGCGCCACGTTCGGTCGTTATCCTCGAGCCACTTGTCAATCCGGTCCTTGTAGTACACCTGCTCCGCGTTGACGTGCAGCGCGACGCGGCTCAGCCTCCAACCGCCCGCCGTGCCGTCGGGGGCTTTCTCGATCTGAAGGTACTGGACGTCACTGACGCGCAGCCCAGCGGGCGGGTTGATGCTGTACGTATCTTCATCGCCGCGCTCGAAATCGTCGTAGAGCGGCTTGTCGAGCAGGAAGCGCTGGCGATCATTGATGCGCAGGAAGACGTCGTCGTCGGTGCCGGCCCATTGCTCGTCCCTGGTGCGGACGGTGACTTGCAGGCTCGTGACCGGCTCGTCCGTACGCCACGCCAGCGGCACGGCCTTGACGAATGTGAAGGGATAGCTTGGCAGCGAGAAACCGCACACATCGTAGCCGTGAATCATGCCGGAGCAGAACTCCTGGCCGGCGATGTTGGCTTTGGCATAGAAGTCCGCCTCGTCAAGACCGGGGTCAACGCCGACTTCGTACCACGGCGTCGCATCCCTGACGTGAGTGACTTGGGCCACGACGAACTCAACCGTTGACTGGAGGTCGCGCGTGCTTGCGACGGGGGTCTCGGCGGGGGGCGGGGTTCGATCGCCGACTTGGGTCACCACGCGCTCGAACCCCGCTCGGAATGTTGTCTTGGGCACCGTGTGATAGCCCGCCACCGCACCGATCAGGTCGTCGAGGCTGCCTCCGGGACCCGGCGCGTCGCCTCCGGTTGGCTCGCCTTGGCCCTGCCAGTGCCCCGAATTGAACTGAACGGTAAACGCGCCGCGCAGATCGTGATCCAGTTGCCCGGCATGGCGGTCGCTGAATCGCTGGGCCGCCTGCCAGACGGCCTCGTCGTCAACCCACGAGCGCACCGCGCGTACCCATTGCCGGGTCGCGAAGTAGGCGGTGATATACGCGTCGAGGTAGAGCGGGCGGCCCGGCCAATCCTTGTTCATCGCCGTCGCCAGGTTGCGGTTGCCGTCGGAGTTCCACCCGCCGTGGGTGCGCAGCCCCGGCCCCCCGTCGTCAACGTACACTCGCGCCGCCCGACGCACCTCGACCGGCACATCGAACCAGGTCGGATGCGAGCCGTAGGTTCCCATCGCCGCCCAGCCTGGGCCGTCATAGCCGTCTGCGCTCGCGGTGCCGGCGGGCTCGACCCAATTGCTGTGAACATAGAAGTCTTGCAGCGTGTGCGAGGAGATCCCCAAAATGGTCAGCAGGCCCTGAATGTCACCGGCGCTCGCCCGGTCGCGGGCCGCCGCTTTCACCGCACGGGCGAGGCGGTTCCATTCCATCTCGCAGATCTCGCCGCTGTCGGCGCCGCGCTCGACGCCGCCGATGGTGTACCTCACGGTCCCGTCAAACCCCAGCCAGTCGGCGGCGTGAACCACTTCGTCGGACCAGCCCTCGAGCCCCCACGGCACGAGCGCCGCCCCGATCATGGTCAGCCACATCTCGCCGTGAAGGCTATACGGATTCCGGCTCGCTTGTTCGTAGTAGTCATCCATCCAGTTGGTGACCTGGACCACCTCGATCGCCGTGTTGCCAAATCCCTCTGCCGTCAGCGCATCACGCACCAAGTCGAAGTGCGCGCTGGCGTCAAGGGCATGGGCGGGAAGCGCGGCGCTGCACGCGACGGCAAGGATGAACAGCCAGGTAGCGACGCACGTGCGCAAGCGAGGAACGAACGGCATGTTGGACACCTCCCCGGGTCGTCCGCCTGCGGCGACCCACGGCAGATGCACGACACCCGACGAGATGGTCGCCGGGTTGAAGCAGGCGGGTGGCGCGGCGCGGCTGCCGCCGGAGCCCTCTCCGCCGCAGCCCGTTTTCGCTGCGCGGGTGTGGTTATCCTTCGGCCCAGCTCAGTGCGCCCAGGTGCCGCTCGGATTCATCTCGATATGGGAGCTAAGGAGCGGACAGAGGATTGCCTTGACGGGGGTTGAACTATCGCCCTCGGGGCCGGCGCAGGAATTCCGCCGCCAACCGCGCTGCTGCCTATTCCCGGCCCGTTTGCGGCCCTGGTGGTCGCGGAGACGATCCGTGAGTTTCGTTCGTAGCCTCGACAGGCGTTGTGGCCGACGATGTCAACAGACGCCGCGAAATCGTTGGCAGGCCTCGGTCGCGCTAGCCGCCGCGCTGTCGGCCGCGGCATGCCTTCTCTGCCTGACCCCTCCGGCGCGCGGCGAAGTCGTGCTCGCGAACGGGGCGACGGCTTGCACTGTGCGCACTGGCAGCTACCGATTGCTCGTGGACGTGGGGGCATCCAATCTGTTCGTGCTGCAAACGCCCCAGGGGAAGACTCTGTGGCCGGGGGTCTCCGGATTCGCCGTTACGGCGGACGGCCAGGAGTTCGAGTGGCGGGGCTCTCCCGCGCCGCACCTGCACACGCTTCGCGCCGGGCCGCATCTCGTGGAGTTCTGCCTCGAGAACATCGTTCTCAAGGCCGACGACACGACCTGGCCCGGCCTGGCGGAGCTTCACGTCACGTGCCAGGAGCAGAAGGTCTATCTTCACGTCCGCTTCCTGCTGCCGGCCAGCGAGTGGGTGAATGCGGGGCGGTTCGTGTACCGCCGGCCCGAGGTGCATCCCACAGCGGCCGCATGCGCGCCATCCGATGCTCGCATGATCTTGCGTGCCGAGCCGACCGCCGGCAAGTCAGCTGACGCCATCATCATCGGCAACCGGCCGTGCATGGCGATCGTGGGCACGCTGCCGCGGGGCCGGCCCGGGTTGCTGTCCGAGGACGCCGGCAACGTCGCGCTCATCGTACCCGTCGGCGAGGGCCCGTTGCACCCCGGCGACGCCAGGGAGGCGGCGTGCGCGTTGCTCATCGCCCGCGGCCGCGAGGAGATCGCCGTTACGCTCGACGCGGAGCGTCATCCCCTCGACGCATCGGCCTTCCGAACAGGCATGGGCCAGTGCGAGGGCTTCGATCCGCGCACTGGTTTGTACGTTTTCCGCGCCGAGACTTCGCCGTCCCCCGAGCCGCCGCCAGGCCTCCGCGCCGGCGCTGCGTTCAGCGTGACCAACGATTCGCGGCCGCGCACCATCCTAGCGGACTCGTTCGATCCCTGGGGCGGCATTTGCGGCGGCCTTGTCCGCGACGAGGAGGGGTCGCCGCTGCCGATCCGAGTTCAGTTCGGCCTCAACTTTCCCGAACTGCGCGGCGAGGCCGAGGAATCCGGCTGGGCGACGTTGACCTTCCCGCTGTCCCTCCAGCCGCAGGAGTCGCGCGGCATGCGAGTGGAGCATCTCTACGGCGGCGCGCGCGACCACGACCTGCTGTACCTCACCAGCCTGGAGAACGTCGGCGGGCCGCTGCTCTATCAGGCGACCGTATCGCGCCTGGAGTCATTCACCGTGACGAGCGGCGGCGAGCTGCGGATCAACGATTTCCGGCGCCACTACCGCGACCTGAAGGTGCGCTCGGTTTCGGCGATCCTGCCGACATTCTTCGGGTACTTCGATGCGGATGACCGATACCAGGGACTCGCGCCCGGCGAGACGCGCATTGTCGAGGGCGGGCCGTTTGTCGCGGAGATGGCGATCTCCGCGCGGACGGCGGACGGCAGCGTGTCGGGCGAGATCCGGCTGTGGGAAACGCCGTGCTCTGATATGACGCGCCTGTTCAGCGAAGTGCAACTGCGCGTGAACAAGGAGGTGCGCCTGTCTTCACGGCGAGCCGCGCCGCTGTTCTTCCTGCGTCACCATGCGTTCAATCCGATGGCGTACCGGCGCTTCGCCGCGTGGGTCGAGCCGGGGGAGGCGCGGGTCGGCGAACTCGACTTCGCGCCCGAAGTCGCTGCCGACGGCCTGCCCCTCGCGCGACAGCCGTTCGGCGTGCTGTACCAGGCGAGCAATGGGATTGACCAGGGGATTCCGTGCAGCGACATCACGGGGAATCCGGGGTGGGTGCTGCTTGATGCGGACGTTCGGATGGGTGATAAGCCTTTGCCTCTGGGCGTCTATGCGTTCGCCACCGGGCCGGGCGATGCCGAACACGGGGATTACGCGCGCGACCTGGCGGTGGTTCCCGCGCGGCGGGTGGAAGTCCTGCCTGCCGGTACAATCATCCGCTACCGCGCGCTGCAGGTGGTGTATGGCGACAACAGCTCGGACTACGCGTCGATGGTCAGTGAGCGCGAGGCGTGGGCGGTGCGGCCGCCGCAAGTCGAGGCGTCGGTGGGAGCGGTCGTGTCGCACAATCCGCCGCACGTGCGGGCGGTTGACGATGCCGCCGAGTTCACTATTGACGGCGGCGCGGATTGGATCGCCGTACGCGTAAGCGGCTTGCGGAGCGCGGGACGCCTGGAAGTGTGGCGGAGAGCGGATGACGGGACGAAAGTCGCATTGACTGACGCGAGCAGCGGCGAGCCCTGGTACATCGCCTGGCCCGACGACGACGGTGGCGTCGGCTACACCTTCCTGGTCAAGCTGCCCGGCGACGGGTCGCCGGTTAGTCTGGGGGTGGGAACTGCCTCACAAGCCTTGGGGCGCTGAGGCGGCGCGGATTTCTGTCGCACGGAGGAGCATACGTGATGGCGGGAGCGCTTGTCGCGGTAGGACTGGTGTCAACTATGATCACATCGCTTGACGGTGAATGGCTGATCGCCGCCGACCCGCGGAATGTCGGGCGGGAGGAGCAGTGGTATGCGAAGCCGATCGCGGGGGCGAAGCCGACGAAGGTGCCGTGGATCATCCAAGATGCGTTCCCCGGGTATCACGGAGTCGCGTGGTACCGGCGCGACTTCACCGCGCCGCGCAATCCGCACACGCGGGGCCGGTATCTCCTGCGCTTCTGGGCGGTGGACTACCAGGCGGAGGTGTGGCTCAACGGCGTTCACGTCGGCGGGCACGAGGGCGCGGAAACGCCATTCGTCCTCGACGTCACCGACGCAATGAGGCCGGGTAGAAGGAACCGCCTTGCGGTGCGCGTGCTCAATCCGACGAACGAGCCGATTGACGGCATTGCGCTCAACGAGACGCCGCACCGCAACAAGGCGGTGCCGTATTGGGCGGGCGCGTCGTACAACCACGGCGGGATCATGGATTCGGTGGAACTGCTCGCCGCGCCGCCGGTGCGGATCGAGGATCTGTTCGTCCGGCCCGACCCGAGGACCGGCGTGATTCGCATTACGGCGAACGCGCGCAGCGCGATGCCCGGTCCGGTGAGCGCGGCGTTCGATTTCGCGGTTGCGCCCGCGGCAAGCGGCGAGACGATCGCCACAGCGCGCTTCAAGCGCCGCCTGCCTCCCGGCGACACGCCCGTTGAAATCGAACTGCGCGTGGACGAGCCACACCTGTGGGATGTGGACGATCCGTATCTGTACCGGGTGACGGCGCGCATGTCGCGTGAGCGCTCGAAGTCGGTTGACGAGCAATCCGCGTGCTGCGGGTTCCGCGATTTTCGGTTCGAGGGCGGCTATTTCCGACTCAACCAGCGGCGCATATTCCTGCGCGGCTCGCACACCGGGAACCACTGCCCCGTCGGCCTTCAACTGCCGCACGATCCGGACCTGCTGCGGCGCGACCTGCTCTACGTCAAGACGATGGGCTTCAACATGATCCGGTTCATCGCGGGCATGCCGACGCGCTATCAGCTCGACATGTGTGACGAGATCGGGCTGCTGGTGTACGAGGAGTCGTATGCGGGATGGCTGCTTGCGGACTCGCCGAGGATGGCGGAGCGCTTCGACCGCTCAACGAGCGAGATGATCCGGCGCGATCGGAATCATCCGAGCGTGGTGATGTGGGGGCTGCTGAACGAGACGAATGACGGGCCGGTGTTCCGGCATGCCGTGGACGCGCTGCGGCTCGTGCGCTCGCTCGATGATACGCGCATGGTGATGCTGAACAGCGGGCGGTGGGATGGGCAGCTCAGCATCGGCTCGCTATCCAACCCGGGGTCAGCGGTGTGGGAGGCGCTCATGGGCGACGAGGCGCCGGAGATGGCCCCGACCAGCGCGGCGCCGCCGGGCGGCTACTGGGCGCGAGTGGGCGATGCCCATGCGTATCCGCGGGTGCCGCACACAGCCGACACGGTGCGCTTCTTGCGCACGGTCGGCGAGGGGACGAAGCACGTCTTCCTGTCGGAGTACGGCATCGGCAGCGCGGTGGATCTGTGGCGCGCGGTGCGCCACTACGAGCGACTCGGCGCAGCATACACTGAAGACGCGCAGTTCTACCGCGACAAGCTGGATCGCTTCCTCGCTGACTGGGAGCGCTGGCGGATGGCGGACACGTTCGCGCGGCCGCAGGACTACTTCGCGGAGAGCCTGCGCAAGATGGCCGGGCAGCGCACGCTCGGACTCAACGCGATCCGCGCCAATCGCAATCTCGTGGGCTACAGCCTGACCGGCACGGTGGATCAGGGCATGACCGGCGAGGGCCTGTTCACGACGTTCCGGGAACTGAAGCCCGGAACGGTGGACGCGCTGTTCGACGGGCTGGCGCCGCTGCGATGGTGCCTGTTTGCGGAACCCGTGAACGTGTATAGCGGAACGCCGGTCCGCCTGGAGGCGGTGCTGGCGAATGAGGATGCGCTCGCGCCGGGGGATTACCCCGTGCGGCTGCAGGTGTTTGGGCCGGACGGGGCGCCGGTTCTTGAGCGCACCGTGACCGTCACGATACCTCGGTCCAATTTCGCACCCCACGAATCCACAGCCGAGGGCGGCCGTGCCACATTGTCTGCGGATACGCCGTTCGCCGTACCGGTTTTCGCAGAAGATGCGGCTATTGAGGGGCCGTCGGGGCGATACCGGTTCGTCGCGACGTTCGAGAGAGGAGCGGCGGCGACCGGCGGCGAGGCGGAGTTCTACGTCGCCGACCCGGCGGAGATGCCACCGGTGGGCGCGGAGGTCGTCCTGTGGGGCGAGGACGCCGAATTGGCGCGGTGGCTGGCCGAGCACGGCATTCGCGCACGCTCGTTCGATCCCGCATCGCCGCCTGCGCGAGAGGTAATCCTGGTGCCCCGCCGCCCAGCGGCACCGGGCGGCGCGGATGCGTTCGGCGAGCTTGCTCGGCGCATTGCTCGCGGCTCGACGGCGGTGTTTCTTTGCCCCGAGGTATTCAGGGACGGCGATGACCCGCTGCACTGGCTTCCCCTTGCCAACAAGGGGGCACCTGCCGGCATCGCCGGCTGGCTCTACCTCAAGGACGAATGGGCGAAAGCCCACCCGATGTTCGACGGCCTGCCGTGCGGCGGGATGATGGACTACACGTTTTACCGGGAGATCATCCCGGACGCGGTGTGGTCGGGGCAGGACGCGCCCGCAGA
Proteins encoded in this region:
- a CDS encoding glycoside hydrolase family 2 — its product is MAGALVAVGLVSTMITSLDGEWLIAADPRNVGREEQWYAKPIAGAKPTKVPWIIQDAFPGYHGVAWYRRDFTAPRNPHTRGRYLLRFWAVDYQAEVWLNGVHVGGHEGAETPFVLDVTDAMRPGRRNRLAVRVLNPTNEPIDGIALNETPHRNKAVPYWAGASYNHGGIMDSVELLAAPPVRIEDLFVRPDPRTGVIRITANARSAMPGPVSAAFDFAVAPAASGETIATARFKRRLPPGDTPVEIELRVDEPHLWDVDDPYLYRVTARMSRERSKSVDEQSACCGFRDFRFEGGYFRLNQRRIFLRGSHTGNHCPVGLQLPHDPDLLRRDLLYVKTMGFNMIRFIAGMPTRYQLDMCDEIGLLVYEESYAGWLLADSPRMAERFDRSTSEMIRRDRNHPSVVMWGLLNETNDGPVFRHAVDALRLVRSLDDTRMVMLNSGRWDGQLSIGSLSNPGSAVWEALMGDEAPEMAPTSAAPPGGYWARVGDAHAYPRVPHTADTVRFLRTVGEGTKHVFLSEYGIGSAVDLWRAVRHYERLGAAYTEDAQFYRDKLDRFLADWERWRMADTFARPQDYFAESLRKMAGQRTLGLNAIRANRNLVGYSLTGTVDQGMTGEGLFTTFRELKPGTVDALFDGLAPLRWCLFAEPVNVYSGTPVRLEAVLANEDALAPGDYPVRLQVFGPDGAPVLERTVTVTIPRSNFAPHESTAEGGRATLSADTPFAVPVFAEDAAIEGPSGRYRFVATFERGAAATGGEAEFYVADPAEMPPVGAEVVLWGEDAELARWLAEHGIRARSFDPASPPAREVILVPRRPAAPGGADAFGELARRIARGSTAVFLCPEVFRDGDDPLHWLPLANKGAPAGIAGWLYLKDEWAKAHPMFDGLPCGGMMDYTFYREIIPDAVWSGQDAPAEAVAGAIKASQDYSSGLLVAVYELGAGRFVLNTLHIRENLGRHPAAERLLRNMLRYAARDAGKPPADLPPDFDAQLKAMGYVGEDAG